DNA from Cupriavidus necator N-1:
GTGGCTTGCCAGCCATCTGCGCTGGCTGCCGCCGCTGTTCCTGCCCACGCCTGAGTCGATCGTCACCGCCTTTATCGATGCCTGGCAGGGCAACCTGCAGGGCGGCCAACCGCTGACCGAGCATTTCGCGGCCAGCATGCTGCGCGTGTTCGGCGCCTTCGGGCTGGCGGTGGTCACGGCGGTGCCGATCGGCGTGATGATGGGGGTGTCGCGCATCGCACGCGGCGTCTTCGATCCGCCGATCGAGTTCTACCGTCCCCTGCCGCCGCTGGCGTACCTGCCGCTGATCGTGATCTGGTTCGGCATCGACGAGACCTCGAAGGTGCTGCTGATCTTCCTGGCCTGCTTCGCGCCGCTGGCAATGTCGGCCCAGGCCGGCGTGCGCTCGGTCACCATCGAGCAGATCAACGCGGCTTACTCGATGGGTGCCACGCCGTGGCAGGTGGTGCGCCACGTGGTGATACCCGCCGCACTGCCCGATATCCTGACCGGGATGCGCATTGCCATCGGCTTCGGGTGGACCACCCTGGTCGCCGCTGAAATGGTGGCCGCGACCGCCGGCCTTGGCCAGATGGTGCTCAATGCCTCCAACTTCCTGCGTACAGACGTGGTGATCATGGGCATCGTGCTGATCGGGCTGATCGCCTACGTGTTCGACCTGCTGATGCGCAAGCTGGCGAAGGTCCTGGTGCCCTGGAAGGGACGGATGTGAGGTGAGGGTGTAGCTCCGGGATCATCATCCCCCCAGGGGGCACGATGAGCCGTTCAGACTTGGCCGGAGAATGCAGTGGAAGATAGCGCAGGCGGTATCTTCCGCTGCGGACTCCAAGTTGCGTCGCCACCCGTTGAAGCGGGGGCGACGCACCTCGGTCCCGTTACAGCGCAGCCACCTGGGTGCCGTTGCCGAAGTTCTGCATGGTGGGCATCTTCAGGCTGAGGTGCGAGCTGGCGTCGATCGTGTTCACGGTCGGCCCGACCTGCAAGCCGATGGTCGGGCTGGCAAAGCCGCCGCCGCCGACGACGTTCTGATAGTTGCCGCCGACAAGTGAGTAGGCGCTGCCACCGCGCACAGCGGACATGGTCTTGCCGTCCAGTTCCTGGTCGAACGGCAGGTCCTTGATCATGAGGGTCGATTGCATGGTAAGTCTCCTTGGGGATTCGGTTGAAGGGGAGTCCCGCCTCGGCGGGCCTCCCGCATGCAGCGTTGTTACAGCGTGGCCACCTGGGTGCCGTTGCCGAAGTTCTGCAGGGTGGGGATCTTCAGGCTGAGGTGCGAGCTGGCGTCGATCGTGTTCACGGTCGCGCCGACCTGCAAGCCGATGGTCGGGCTGGCAAAGCCGCCGCCGCCGACGACGTTCTGGGCGTTGCCGCCGACAACAGAGACGGCGTGGCCGCCGCGCACGGCGGACATGGTCTTGCCGTCCAGTTCCTGGTCGAGCGGCAGGTCCTTGATCATGAGGGTCGATTGCATGGTAAGTCTCCTTGGGTTCGGTTGGGGGAGCACGTTGTTGCGCTCGAAGGGTATAGAGCATGGGGCGTGCCAGACCCGGGAGGGTGCTGCAATAAGATCCATAACCTCTTGAAAAACAAAGGTTTTTCATGGAATGCCGGCACTTTCCGATCCCCGTCAGGCAGACTTTGTGTTGGGCGCGGGCCAACTCATTTCATGACGCTGTTGGCCAGACAAACACATATCAGGCGCTGGCCGCGACGCGATGCCGCCGGAGAGGCCGAAAGGCAAGGATGGCTAGCCCTTTATGCCGCCAGATGCTCATCCCGCGCCGCGGAAAGCGGAGGAAGAAGAGCCATGGCCTCTTCCAGCCTCTGGACCAACGCGGGACTTGCCGGCTGCAACGGCAGTCGGGTTTCCGGGGAAATCACGCCGGATAGCGCCAGCGCAGCTTTCACCGGTGCCGGATTCGGCTCGGCGAACATGAGCGAGATCAACGGCGCGAGCTTGGCGAACAAGGCGCGGGCCGCGCGCAAGCGGCCTGTCTGCGCCAGATGCAGCAGGCGCACGAACAGGTCCGGACGAATATGCGAGGACGCGGCGATCACGCCGGCGCCACCTGCAAGCAGGTGATCCAACAGGGCCGCGTCCTCACCGCACAGCACGGTGACATGCGGATCGTTGACAAGTGCCCGGAGATTGCCGGCGTCACACTCCTTGACCGCCGAGATCTGCGGGTGCGCAAGCAGCGATCGGATGAGCGCCGGCGACATCGCACAGCCAGTTCGCTTCGGCACGTTGTACAGCATCAGGGGGCGTTCGGTTGCGCGCGCCACCTCATTGAAATGCCACACGATGCCCTCATCGGAGGGCCGCAGGTAGCAGGGCGGCGGCACCAGGTAGCCGACAAGATCAAAGGCGTCCAGTTCGGCAACTTGCGCGCACACCGCGCGGGTATCGACCGCTCCGACGCCAGCCATCACCGGCAGCTCGCCATGGACGGCCTCGAGCACTGCCGCCGTGAAGACTTGCCGCTCGTGCGTGGAGAGCAGGCTTCCCTCGCCGGTCGTGCCCAATATGATCAGGCCGTTCACGCCAGCCTCGAGGTAGCGCTCAGCCAGCCTGGCGGCCCCCGGCAGGTCCAGCGAGCCGGCACGCATCGGCGTGACCATGGGCACCCAGATGCCCCATGGCGACTGGCGGGAAATCGCTGCGATACTGGTGCAGGCGTGAACGGCGGCACCGGAGAAGCTCTCTTCCTCAGTGCGCCACATAGCCGTCTCCCAGGGCTGTAGTGACGCCGAACTCCGCCGCCGGAAATGCCGTCATGATGGCATGCATGGCCGCGTCGCGGTCCGTGCGCGCGATCTCCACGTGCAGCGTGGTTTCGCCGTGCCGGTAGTCCACATTCACCACATAGACGCGGGCCAGTTCACCGAGCGCCCTGCACATGGTCTGGCGCAGGCCGAACACCTCGGTGGATGCCACCGCGAGACGCATGCGGATCCAGACCGGTGCCGGCTGGGGGACCGCGCGCAGCGCGGGCATGGTGGCCTTGCTGCTGCGCAGGGCGGTACGTCGGGGAACGGTATCAACGGCCAGGCTTGACTGTCGCATGATTGGATGGACCCGCGCGGTAGCGGGTCGCGTGTTGGACATGGCTTTATGCTAGCCAGCGCCGTCTAAATTTGATGCAAGGATGTTGGGCTTTGGCGTTAAATCCGCATCAAAACCAGCGACGCTGGCAAAGCGCTCGCGCTCAGAACGTCTTCGTCAGCGAAGCCCAGGCCGCAGCCTTGCCCAGATAGCGGCCCCGGTTGGCACTGGTGTAGGCCGATTCCTTGGCGTTGGTGTCCACGTAGGCCACCGCCAGCGCAAAGCCCTTGCCCAGGTCCTTGGTCAGGCCGATCTTCCAGTCGGTGTACGAGGCGTCGCTGAAGTGCGTCACGCCCTGGTAGCCCACGTGCGCGTTCAGGGTCAGGTCCCAGAAGTTCAGCGGCACGTTGGCCGTCAGGTCGACGTAGTAGCTGTTCTTGCTGTCGTTGAAGCCGAACAGGTTGGTCACGGCATGCGAGTACTTCAGGAATACCGGGCCCCAGCCGATACCGGCATACAGTTCCGTGGTGTAGGGACGCGGGTTGTTGTAGCCGCCCGGGTAGTAGTACTGGAGCGCGCCCACGTCATAGTTGAATTCGGTGCCGGCAACCTTGAAGGTGTTCTTGAAGCCGCCGTAGAAATCCATTTCGACCGGCGCCGACACCGCCGGGTTGGCATCCTCGAGCCAGCTGATGCTGGAGTTCCAGTTGCCCACGTAGAAGCCGCTTTCGTGCGCATAGTCAAAGCCCCCCTGGATCGCGGGCCGCAGGTTGGTCTGGCTGATGCCGCGGTAACGGTAGTCCGAGACCAGCGACACGTTGGCAGTGAACGTATGCGGCGATGCCGGCCCGGCTGCGGCAGTGGCCGGAGCCGCTGCAGGCGCCTCGGCGTCGGGCTGGGATTGCGCCATGGCCGGCATGGCAGCGAAGATGAGGATGGAAGATGCGGAACAGGCGAGCAGCGCGGCCGCGGTATGGCGCAGGTCAGTCATTGTTGTTGTGACGAAAGTTGAAGGAATCCCCGTTGCAGGGAGCCTCGCCACGATATGGCCTGACGCGTAAAAACGGTATCAAAAGCCGCAGCGCCCGCGTACAAATCCAATCAATGCGCTTGGTTTTCAGCGTTATCCGGCAAAGCGGTAGCCCAGCCCGATTTCCGTCAGCAGGTAAGCGGGCCGCGCCGGGTCTGCTTCGAGCTTGTGCCGCAGATGTCCCATATAGACGCGCAGGTACTGGCTGCTTTCGGCCTGAGAGGGGCCCCACACCTCCCGCAGCAATTCCCGGTGCGTCATCACCTTGCCGCGGTG
Protein-coding regions in this window:
- a CDS encoding ABC transporter permease subunit, which encodes MPASVQRIEPTPRVTKAAAAGASQQMKTVSGYRLPGEGSSSRISTITVVLLLALWWLASHLRWLPPLFLPTPESIVTAFIDAWQGNLQGGQPLTEHFAASMLRVFGAFGLAVVTAVPIGVMMGVSRIARGVFDPPIEFYRPLPPLAYLPLIVIWFGIDETSKVLLIFLACFAPLAMSAQAGVRSVTIEQINAAYSMGATPWQVVRHVVIPAALPDILTGMRIAIGFGWTTLVAAEMVAATAGLGQMVLNASNFLRTDVVIMGIVLIGLIAYVFDLLMRKLAKVLVPWKGRM
- the dapA gene encoding 4-hydroxy-tetrahydrodipicolinate synthase: MWRTEEESFSGAAVHACTSIAAISRQSPWGIWVPMVTPMRAGSLDLPGAARLAERYLEAGVNGLIILGTTGEGSLLSTHERQVFTAAVLEAVHGELPVMAGVGAVDTRAVCAQVAELDAFDLVGYLVPPPCYLRPSDEGIVWHFNEVARATERPLMLYNVPKRTGCAMSPALIRSLLAHPQISAVKECDAGNLRALVNDPHVTVLCGEDAALLDHLLAGGAGVIAASSHIRPDLFVRLLHLAQTGRLRAARALFAKLAPLISLMFAEPNPAPVKAALALSGVISPETRLPLQPASPALVQRLEEAMALLPPLSAARDEHLAA
- a CDS encoding TorF family putative porin — encoded protein: MTDLRHTAAALLACSASSILIFAAMPAMAQSQPDAEAPAAAPATAAAGPASPHTFTANVSLVSDYRYRGISQTNLRPAIQGGFDYAHESGFYVGNWNSSISWLEDANPAVSAPVEMDFYGGFKNTFKVAGTEFNYDVGALQYYYPGGYNNPRPYTTELYAGIGWGPVFLKYSHAVTNLFGFNDSKNSYYVDLTANVPLNFWDLTLNAHVGYQGVTHFSDASYTDWKIGLTKDLGKGFALAVAYVDTNAKESAYTSANRGRYLGKAAAWASLTKTF